The Euphorbia lathyris chromosome 8, ddEupLath1.1, whole genome shotgun sequence genome has a window encoding:
- the LOC136204017 gene encoding terpene synthase 5-like, translated as MAVQTATKPEQDILRGCLKNLPRSIWGESFAALAPLDSELESHAKGVEALKVRVKNMLLHSANELADNIELINLLCRLGVSYHFEVEINEQLNHIFTMLPKLLEDNDYDLYILANLFRVLRQYGYKITYDVFKKFKDENGDFKEDITNDVNGVIGLYEACFLAIPDEDILDEALAFTRKHLEILAENSSPHLQKHIRNSLMYPSHRTIERLDALHYISFYEEDEFADETLLQFAKLDYNGLQLLYRKELALLSTWWKNINVVEKLPYARDRLVESYIWALGSIFEPQYSISRILISKFVAVITMMDDTYDSYGTIDELQLLTDALQRSTVEAVDELPKSMKFIYRVISELIENVDAQGCSCKTTFSKEVMAELAIAYNIETNWQKERKAPSFNEYMKNGKVTSAYDNLTSAFILGVESMGMKEILWIRNDPKIVIGAKLYPRFLNDIIGVRKDETKRGDFPKVVDCYMIQYGVTQDEAVETILKILENKWKEMNEDLLKPTTLPRILLKYTFNYARISIFLYQGTDWFTYAHNLEQLITSLFVNPLPI; from the exons ATGGCAGTTCAGACAGCAACGAAACCAGAGCAAGATATTCTTCGTGGTTGCTTGAAAAACCTTCCACGAAGTATTTGGGGTGAAAGTTTTGCTGCACTTGCTCCACTTGATTCG GAATTGGAATCACACGCCAAAGGGGTGGAAGCACTGAAAGTAAGAGTGAAAAATATGTTGCTTCACTCTGCAAATGAGTTAGCAGATAATATcgagttaattaatttattatgtcGTCTTGGTGTATCCTATCATTTTGAGGTTGAAATCAATGAGCAACTCAATCATATTTTTACTATGCTTCCTAAACTTTTGGAAGATAATGACTATGACCTCTATATACTAGCAAATTTATTTCGAGTCTTAAGACAATATGGATACAAAATAACTTACG ATGTGTTTAAGAAGTTCAAAGACGAGAATGGAGATTTCAAGGAGGACATCACTAATGATGTCAATGGTGTCATTGGCTTGTACGAAGCATGTTTTCTTGCTATTCCAGATGAAGATATATTAGATGAAGCCCTTGCTTTCACAAGGAAACATCTAGAAATTTTAGCTGAAAACTCAAGCCCTCATCTTCAGAAACATATAAGGAATAGTCTGATGTACCCATCTCACCGCACTATTGAAAGACTTGATGCTTTACATTACATATCCTTTTACGAGGAAGATGAATTTGCGGATGAAACTCTTCTCCAATTCGCTAAGTTGGATTACAATGGACTCCAATTACTCTACAGAAAAGAGTTGGCTTTACTTTCGAC gtGGTGGAAAAATATAAATGTTGTCGAAAAGCTTCCTTATGCAAGAGATAGACTTGTAGAGTCATATATTTGGGCACTAGGATCCATTTTCGAGCCACAATACAGTATTTCTCGGATTCTTATATCCAAGTTCGTGGCAGTAATAACAATGATGGATGATACTTATGATTCTTATGGTACCATTGATGAACTACAACTTCTCACAGATGCACTTCAAAG GTCCACTGTAGAAGCtgttgatgaattaccaaaatCTATGAAATTCATTTACAGAGTTATCTCTGAATTAATAGAGAATGTCGATGCTCAAGGATGCTCTTGTAAAACAACTTTTTCCAAGGAAGTG ATGGCAGAGCTAGCGATAGCCTACAATATAGAGACCAATTGGCAGAAAGAAAGGAAAGCACCCTCTTTCAATGAGTATATGAAGAATGGAAAAGTGACGAGCGCTTATGACAATCTTACATCGGCATTCATTCTTGGAGTAGAAAGTATGGGCATGAAGGAAATCCTTTGGATACGAAATGATCCTAAAATTGTTATTGGTGCGAAACTGTATCCACGTTTCCTAAATGACATTATTGGAGTGCGAAAG GATGAGACGAAGAGAGGAGACTTTCCAAAAGTTGTTGATTGTTATATGATACAATATGGGGTGACACAAGATGAGGCCGTTGAAACCATCCTAAAAATACTTGAAAATAAGTGGAAGGAAATGAATGAAGATTTGTTGAAGCCAACTACTCTGCCCAGGATATTGCTGAAGTACACTTTCAACTATGCTCGCATTAGCATTTTTTTGTACCAAGGCACTGATTGGTTTACTTATGCACACAACCTGGAACAACTTATCACATCATTGTTCGTTAACCCACTTCCAATATAA